One part of the Neodiprion virginianus isolate iyNeoVirg1 chromosome 3, iyNeoVirg1.1, whole genome shotgun sequence genome encodes these proteins:
- the LOC124301533 gene encoding 1-acyl-sn-glycerol-3-phosphate acyltransferase alpha isoform X2 produces the protein MVALYDFSIRNALSSFLKLASSVCHHVSTLLGLRWELRGREHLEKEQACIIVANHQSSLDILGMFDIWPIMDKCTVVAKKEIFYAWPFGLAAWLSGLIFIDRMNSEKARSVINTATNHIIEQKIKLWVFPEGTRHNTGEIHSFKKGAFHVAISSQLPILPVVFSSYYFLSAKDKRFDPGRVVITTLPPISTKGLGKADIEALMNKTRKAMAEVFHATSLEVQASCSSNKRHVK, from the exons ATGGTGGCGTTAtatgatttttcaatacgGAACGCTCTATCGTCTTTTTTAAa aCTGGCGTCGTCAGTATGCCATCACGTTAGCACTTTGCTTGGCCTTCGTTGGGAACTTCGTGGTCGTGAACATTTGGAAAAAGAACAAGCCTGCATCATTGTAGCAAACCACCAGAGCTCTTTAGATATTTTAGGCATGTTTGATATATGGCCAATAATGGATAAATGTACCGTAGTTgctaaaaaagaaatattctaTGCTTGGCCGTTTGGTCTTGCAGCATGGTTGAGTGGTCTAATTTTCATAGATAGAATGAATTCGGAAAAGGCTCGCTCTGTCATTAATACGGCCACAAATCACATCATAGAGCAGAAG ATTAAATTGTGGGTATTTCCCGAAGGGACACGACACAACACCGGCGAAATACATTCCTTCAAAAAGGGTGCATTTCACGTTGCCATAAGCTCTCAGTTGCCCATTTTGCCTGTTGTATTCtcatcatattattttttatcggcGAAAGACAAACGATTCGATccag GACGTGTTGTTATAACAACATTACCACCAATATCTACCAAAGGTTTGGGTAAAGCGGATATTGAAGCTTTGATGAATAAAACAAGGAAAGCTATGGCAGAAGTGTTCCACGCTACAAGCCTGGAAGTGCAGGCTTCATGCTCATCCAATAAACGACATGTGAAATGA
- the LOC124301534 gene encoding calcyclin-binding protein, translating into MSPSKIDEIKLDIEELNKFMEQATRQKTKDILTLELRKLQTELSKHLEGNQNPETKPTSTQVFGNKCYEVKLNNYAWDQSEKFIKIYITLKNVQSLPKEAVYCDFMERSIDLRVLGLDSRNYQLPINNLCEEIIPEQSYTKVKTDMIAIFLAKKSPKNWSHVTGVEKRIKESKTPAVPEMSEDSDPSSNLMSLMKKFYDEGDDDMKRTIAKAWTESQDKRTSGLPSVSPL; encoded by the exons ATGTCACCGTCTAAAATCGATGAA ATCAAACTGGATATCGAGGAGCTAAATAAGTTTATGGAACAAGCAACTCGACAAAAGACAAAGGATATTCTCACATTGGAGCTACGAAAACTTCAAACAGAATTGTCTAAGCACTTAGAAGGAAACCAAAACCCGGAAACTAAACCAACTTCAACACAAGTGTTTGGTAACAAATGTTATGAAGTTAAACTGAACAATTATGCATGGGATCAGTCAgaaaagtttataaaaatatacattacaTTAAAGAATGTTCAATCTTTACCAAAAGAAGCGGTATACTGCGATTTCATGGAGAGATCTATTGATCTTCGCGTCTTAGGATTGGACAGTCGAAATTATCAGCTTCCTATTAACAATTTATGTGAAGAAATAATTCCTGAACAAAGCTATACAAAAGTTAAAACTGATATGATTGCTATATTTTTGGCTAAAAAATCACCTAAGAATTGGTCCCATGTTACtggtgttgaaaaaagaataaaagaatcTAAGACACCAGCAGTGCCTGAAATGAGTGAGGATAGTGACCCAAGCTCAAATTTGATGAGTCTTATGAAGAAGTTTTATGATGAGGGTGATGACGATATGAAGAGAACGATCGCAAAAGCATGGACCGAAAGTCAAGACAAACGAACATCCGGCCTGCCTTCTGTTTCACCTCTTTGA
- the LOC124301533 gene encoding 1-acyl-sn-glycerol-3-phosphate acyltransferase alpha isoform X1: protein MAPSCLEVLLVLFILVLPFLYETSKSFRYYFKFLMYYGIVMANAVMVIPIMMFRPGDVKNLLLASSVCHHVSTLLGLRWELRGREHLEKEQACIIVANHQSSLDILGMFDIWPIMDKCTVVAKKEIFYAWPFGLAAWLSGLIFIDRMNSEKARSVINTATNHIIEQKIKLWVFPEGTRHNTGEIHSFKKGAFHVAISSQLPILPVVFSSYYFLSAKDKRFDPGRVVITTLPPISTKGLGKADIEALMNKTRKAMAEVFHATSLEVQASCSSNKRHVK, encoded by the exons ATGGCACCGTCTTGTTTAGAAGTATTATTAGTATTGTTTATACTTGTTCTGCCATTTCTCTATGAAACAAGCAAAAGTTTTAGATAttacttcaagtttttgaTGTATTATGGAATCGTAATGGCAAATGCAGTGATGGTTATACCAATTATGATGTTTCGCCCGGGAGACGTCAAAAATCTATT aCTGGCGTCGTCAGTATGCCATCACGTTAGCACTTTGCTTGGCCTTCGTTGGGAACTTCGTGGTCGTGAACATTTGGAAAAAGAACAAGCCTGCATCATTGTAGCAAACCACCAGAGCTCTTTAGATATTTTAGGCATGTTTGATATATGGCCAATAATGGATAAATGTACCGTAGTTgctaaaaaagaaatattctaTGCTTGGCCGTTTGGTCTTGCAGCATGGTTGAGTGGTCTAATTTTCATAGATAGAATGAATTCGGAAAAGGCTCGCTCTGTCATTAATACGGCCACAAATCACATCATAGAGCAGAAG ATTAAATTGTGGGTATTTCCCGAAGGGACACGACACAACACCGGCGAAATACATTCCTTCAAAAAGGGTGCATTTCACGTTGCCATAAGCTCTCAGTTGCCCATTTTGCCTGTTGTATTCtcatcatattattttttatcggcGAAAGACAAACGATTCGATccag GACGTGTTGTTATAACAACATTACCACCAATATCTACCAAAGGTTTGGGTAAAGCGGATATTGAAGCTTTGATGAATAAAACAAGGAAAGCTATGGCAGAAGTGTTCCACGCTACAAGCCTGGAAGTGCAGGCTTCATGCTCATCCAATAAACGACATGTGAAATGA